A part of Rhodamnia argentea isolate NSW1041297 chromosome 8, ASM2092103v1, whole genome shotgun sequence genomic DNA contains:
- the LOC115755857 gene encoding ribulose bisphosphate carboxylase/oxygenase activase, chloroplastic has product MALCNIVVNKPSLFHCSPSSLPPIKAPSSSLSSFAVSCSKSSSPQPQSIDDGDKPGEVKPTRLSEQSSWEAKDAEGRDYLYRLGQEADNVNIAVGARAGVIDDLFAGDFLGTDSDIVFDYRQKVTRSFEYLQGDYYIAPLFMDKVVCHIVKNYIAHLLNVKVPLILGIWGGKGQGKSFQTELIFQAMGLEPIIMSAGELESERAGEPGRLIRERYRAASLVVQNQGKMSCLMINDIDAGLGRFGNTQMTVNNQIVVGTLMNLSDNPTRVSIGQDWRESDVTKRIPVIVTGNDFSTIYAPLIRDGRMEKFYWQPTHEDIVNIVQRMYEKDGISRKEVVHVVDTFPNQALDFYGALRSRTYDRSILKWVEDNGGIEDLGKKLLKRRKDEKLPVFTPPKQTLEALLESGYSLLKEQQLIMETKLSREYMKNIDD; this is encoded by the exons ATGGCGCTCTGCAACATCGTCGTCAACAAACCATCCCTCTTCCACTGCAGTCCCTCGTCACTGCCTCCGATCAAAGCTCCATCGTCATCGCTCTCTTCATTCGCCGTCTCCTGTTCCAAATCTTCTTCTCCACAGCCGCAGAGCATCGACGACGGCGACAAGCCCGGCGAAGTGAAGCCTACGAGACTGTCGGAGCAATCGTCCTGGGAAGCCAAGGACGCGGAGGGCAGGGATTACCTGTACCGGCTAGGCCAGGAGGCCGACAACGTGAACATCGCCGTTGGTGCTAGGGCTGGTGTCATCGACGACCTCTTCGCCGGCGATTTTCTCGGCACGGACT CCGACATTGTGTTCGATTACCGGCAGAAGGTCACAAGGTCATTTGAGTATCTTCAAGGAGATTATTATATCGCTCCTCTATTCATG GATAAAGTTG TGTGTCACATTGTCAAGAACTACATTGCGCATCTTCTCAATGTAAAAGTTCCCCTGATCCTTG GTATTTGGGGAGGAAAAGGTCAAGGAAAATCATTCCAGACAGAACTTATATTTCAGGCGATGGGACTTGAGCCCATTATCATGTCTGCTGGGGAACTAGAATCAGAGAGAGCTG GAGAACCGGGAAGATTGATACGTGAACGCTACAGAGCAGCTTCTCTAGTGGTTCAGAACCAA GGTAAAATGAGCTGTTTAATGATCAATGACATTGATGCCGGCCTTGGTAGATTTG GAAATACTCAAATGACTGTGAATAATCAGATTGTAGTTGGCACACTCATGAATTTGTCGGACAATCCAACAAGAGTAAGCATTGGGCAAGATTGGCGAGAATCAGATGTCACAAAGAGAATCCCTGTTATTGTTACTGGGAATGACTTTTCAACAATATATGCTCCTTTGATTCGTGATGGAAGGATGGAAAAGTTTTACTG GCAGCCGACGCATGAAGATATCGTAAATATTGTTCAAAGAATGTATGAGAAAGACGGCATCTCAAGGAAGGAGGTTGTACACGTCGTGGATACCTTTCCTAATCAAG CCTTGGACTTCTATGGAGCTCTTAGGTCCCGGACTTATGACAGGTCGATCTTGAAG TGGGTTGAAGATAATGGTGGAATTGAAGATCTTGGAAAGAAACTCCTAAAACGAAGAAAAGATGAGAAGCTTCCAGTGTTTACACCACCAAAG CAAACACTGGAGGCATTACTTGAGTCTGGGTATTCTCTTCTCAAAGAGCAGCAGCTGATAATGGAGACCAAACTTTCTAGGGAGTATATGAAGAACATAGATGATTAG